A single region of the Sciurus carolinensis chromosome 14, mSciCar1.2, whole genome shotgun sequence genome encodes:
- the Cel gene encoding bile salt-activated lipase, with protein MGRLELVILGLTCCLAVVGAAKLGAVYTEGGFVEGVNKKLSLLGGDSVDIFKGIPYATAKTLENPQRHPGWQGTLKATNFKKRCLQATITQDNSYGDEDCLYLNIWVPQGKKQVSQNLPVMIWIYGGAFLMGAGHGANFLSNYLYDGQEIATRGNVIVVTFNYRVGPLGFLSTGDANLPGNYGLRDQHMAIAWVKRNIVAFGGDPDNITIFGESAGGASVSLQTLSPYNKGLIRRAISQSGVALSPWVIQNDPLFWAKKVAKKVGCPLDDTTRLARCLKVTDPRALTMAFKVPLADLEYPVLHYLAFVPVIDGDFIPDDPVHLFANAADIDYLAGTNNMDGHLFAGVDLPAINKGNQDITEEDFYRLVSGLTVTKGLRGAQATFDVYTEPWAQDSSQETRKKTVVDLETDILFLMPTEIALAQHRANARSAHTYSYLFSHPSRMPVYPKWVGADHADDLQYIFGKPFATPLGYRPQDRTVSKAMIAYWTNFARSGDPNMGHSAVPTHWYPYTLEDGNYLEITKKMDSSSMKQHLRTRYLKYWTQTYQALPTVVGEGTAPESPVNDSLFPLAPPVNGSLPPLGPPVNGSLPPLGPPVNGSLPPLGPPVNGSLPPLGPPVNGSLPPLGPPVNGSLPPLGPPVNGSLPPLGPPVNGSLPPLGPPVNGSLPPLAPPVNGSLPPLGPPVNGSLPPLGPPVNGSLPPLGPPVNGSLPPLGPPVNGSLPPLGPPVNGSLPPLGPPVNGSLPPLGPPVNGSLPPLGPPVNGSLPPLAPPVNGSLPPLAPPVNGSLPPLAPPVNGSLPPLGPPVNGSLPPLGPPVNGSLPPLAPPVNGSLPPLAPPVNGSLPPLGPPVNGSLPPLGPPVNGSLPPLAPPVNGSLPPLAPPVNGSLPPLAPPVNGSLPPLGPPVNGSLPPLAPPVNGSLPPLGPPRTPRQ; from the exons ATGGGGCGCCTGGAGCTGGTCATCTTGGGCCTCACCTGCTGCTTGGCAGTGGTGGGTGCAGCAAAG CTGGGTGCCGTGTACACAGAGGGCGGCTTCGTGGAAGGCGTCAACAAGAAgctcagcctcctgggtggcGACTCCGTGGACATCTTCAAAGGCATCCCCTATGCCACTGCCAAGACCTTGGAGAACCCCCAGCGTCACCCTGGCTGGCAAG GGACCCTGAAGGCCACGAACTTCAAGAAGCGATGCCTGCAGGCCACCATCACCCAGGACAATAGCTACGGCGATGAGGACTGCCTCTACCTCAACATTTGGGTCCCCCAGGGCAAGAAGCAAG TCTCCCAGAACCTGCCCGTGATGATCTGGATCTACGGAGGCGCATTCCTCATGGGTGCTGGCCATGGGGCCAACTTCCTCAGCAACTACCTGTATGACGGGCAGGAGATAGCCACGCGTGGGAACGTCATTGTGGTCACCTTCAACTACCGCGTCGGCCCCCTGGGCTTCCTCAGCACAGGGGACGCCAACCTCCCAG GTAACTATGGCCTTCGGGATCAGCACATGGCCATTGCCTGGGTGAAGAGGAACATCGTGGCCTTTGGGGGAGACCCCGACAACATCACCATCTTTGGAGAATCAGCGGGAGGGGCCAGCGTCTCTCTGCAG ACTCTCTCCCCCTACAACAAGGGCCTCATCCGGCGAGCCATTAGCCAAAGTGGAGTGGCCCTCAGCCCCTGGGTCATCCAGAACGATCCACTCTTCTGGGCCAAGAAG GTTGCCAAAAAAGTGGGCTGCCCCTTGGACGATACCACCAGGCTGGCCAGGTGTCTGAAGGTTACTGACCCCCGTGCCCTGACGATGGCCTTTAAGGTGCCCCTGGCAGACCTGGAGT ACCCTGTGCTTCACTATCTGGCCTTTGTCCCGGTCATCGATGGAGACTTCATCCCCGATGACCCCGTCCACCTGTTTGCCAATGCCGCTGACATCGACTACTTAGCAGGCaccaacaacatggatggacacCTCTTTGCAGGTGTGGACTTGCCAGCTATCAACAAGGGCAACCAGGACATCACAGA GGAAGACTTCTACAGGCTGGTCAGCGGGCTCACTGTCACCAAGGGGCTCAGGGGTGCCCAGGCCACCTTCGACGTCTACACGGAGCCCTGGGCCCAGGACTCCTCCCAGGAGACCAGGAAGAAGACTGTGGTGGACCTGGAGACTGACATTCTTTTCCTGATGCCCACAGAGATCGCCCTGGCACAGCACAGAGCCAATGCCAG GAGCGCCCACACCTACTCCTACCTGTTCTCCCATCCCTCTCGGATGCCCGTCTACCCCAAATGGGTGGGGGCCGACCACGCTGATGACCTGCAGTATATCTTTGGAAAGCCCTTTGCCACCCCACTGGGCTACCGGCCCCAAGACAGGACTGTCTCCAAGGCCATGATCGCCTACTGGACCAACTTTGCCAGAAGTGG GGACCCCAACATGGGCCACTCGGCTGTGCCCACACACTGGTACCCCTACACCCTGGAGGACGGCAACTACCTGGAGATCACCAAGAAGATGGACAGCAGTTCCATGAAGCAGCACCTGAGGACCCGCTACCTGAAGTACTGGACACAGACCTACCAGGCACTGCCCACTGTGGTGGGTGAGGGGACTGCTCCAGAGTCCCCTGTCAATGACTCCCTATTCCCACTAGCGCCCCCGGTCAACGGCTCCCTGCCACCGCTAGGGCCCCCGGTCAACGGCTCCCTGCCACCGCTAGGGCCCCCGGTCAACGGCTCCCTGCCACCGCTAGGGCCCCCGGTCAACGGCTCCCTGCCACCGCTAGGGCCCCCGGTCAACGGCTCCCTGCCACCGCTAGGGCCCCCGGTCAACGGCTCCCTGCCACCGCTAGGGCCCCCGGTCAACGGCTCCCTGCCACCGCTAGGGCCCCCGGTCAACGGCTCCCTGCCACCGCTAGGGCCCCCGGTCAACGGCTCCCTGCCCCCCCTTGCGCCCCCGGTCAACGGCTCCCTGCCACCGCTAGGGCCCCCGGTCAACGGCTCCCTGCCACCGCTAGGGCCCCCGGTCAACGGCTCCCTGCCACCGCTAGGGCCCCCGGTCAACGGCTCCCTGCCACCGCTAGGGCCCCCGGTCAACGGCTCCCTGCCACCGCTAGGGCCCCCGGTCAACGGCTCCCTGCCACCGCTAGGGCCCCCGGTCAACGGCTCCCTGCCACCGCTAGGGCCCCCGGTCAACGGCTCCCTGCCACCGCTAGGGCCCCCGGTCAACGGCTCCCTGCCACCGCTAGCGCCCCCGGTCAACGGCTCCCTGCCCCCCCTTGCGCCCCCGGTCAACGGCTCCCTGCCCCCCCTTGCGCCCCCGGTCAACGGCTCCCTGCCACCGCTAGGGCCCCCGGTCAATGGCTCCCTGCCACCGCTAGGGCCCCCGGTCAACGGCTCCCTGCCCCCCCTAGCGCCCCCGGTCAAcggctccctgcctccccttgcACCCCCGGTCAACGGCTCCCTGCCACCGCTAGGGCCCCCGGTCAACGGCTCCCTGCCACCGCTAGGGCCCCCGGTCAACGGCTCCCTGCCACCCCTAGCGCCCCCGGTCAACGGCTCCCTGCCACCGCTAGCGCCCCCGGTCAACGGCTCCCTGCCCCCCCTTGCACCCCCGGTCAACGGCTCCCTGCCACCGCTAGGGCCCCCGGTCAATGGCTCCCTGCCACCCCTAGCGCCCCCGGTCAACGGCTCCCTGCCACCGCTAGGGCCCCCCAGGACCCCCCGCCAATGA